TACGTGGCGGGCGCTGTCATTGGATACAAGCTTTTCCGGAGGGGCAGGGGCAATGGAAGGTAAAAAGACAAAGGTCGTTGCCATCATCCAGTGCGACTTCGCGAAGGAGCGCTGCAGCGGTTTTGCATGCCTTGATTCCTTCACAAAGAGGAAGGACGCCTTCAAGGATTATCCCGGCGAAGACGCCATAGTTGCCGTTCCCTTCAACTGCGGCGGCTGCCCCGGAAGGAGGATACCGAGGACGGTCGCTCACCTCGTGAAATCGGCCATGAAAAAGGCGGGGGTTGAAAAGGACGAGATAATATTTCACCTCTCCTCGTGCATGGTCACGGACAACGGGCATTACCCGCCGTGCCCCCATTTGGGCTACATAGAGAAGATTCTCGACAGGAAGGGCGTTACGTACAGGAAAGGGAGCTACGGGAGCAAGACCGCGACCTCGCGGAGGGCTTCCGGGAAATACGAGCCGTTCGAGTTCTAAAGGGTGATTTTATGACAGAAAAGATGACATACTTCGGGAACCAGCTCATCCCCGAAGCGGAAAAAGAGAAGAAGGTCAGGGAGGTCTTTGACTCCGTGGCCCAGAAGTACGACTTTATGAACGATCTCATGAGCTTCGGAATCCACAGGCTCTGGAAGAGGTTCGTCGCGTCCGAGACCGGATTGAGGCCCGGGCAGTCGGCCCTGGACGTGGCCGGCGGTACGGCCGATATAGCCATACTCATGGCCGACAGGGTGGGAAAAGAAGGCAATGTCGTGGTCTTCGACATTAACGGCGAGATGCTTAAGGTCGGGCGCGACAAGTGCATCGACAGGGGCTATCTCTCGAACATCCGTTTCACTCAGGGGAATGCGGAGGAGATACCTTTTGAGGATAATTCCTTCCACTGCGCAACCGTCGGCTTTGGCATAAGGAACGTGACCCACCTCGACCGGGCCCTCGGCGAGATGACCAGGGTGGTGAAGCCGGGCGGCAAGGTCATATGCCTCGAATTTTCGCGTCCTGAGAGCGCGCTTTTAAGAAAGGCCTACGACCTCTATTCCTTCTCGTTCATCCCGGCGGTGGGGGAGATGATAACCGGAAACAGGAGCGCATACGAGTACCTGCCCGAATCGATACGCAAGTTCCCGCCGCAGGAGGAGCTTAAGAGGATGATGCAGGATGCCGGGCTCTGGAAGGTGCAGTACCACAACCTCCTTAACGGCATAGCCGCCGTGCACGTGGGAGTAAAGATATAGACGGTTTCGGGTTCCAACTTTTTTTTCGAGGAAAGCGCATGGAAAAGGAAGAGGCGAAAAAAAAACTAAGGGAAGGGCTTTACAAGGGCCTCCGCCTGCCCCTCAAGGCAATGCCGCTATGGATGGAGGCCATAGGCATGGGTGTCTTCATCTCGGCGATACTGGACAAAAACCCCGCCTTTCGCGCAAGGCTCGGCGAGATCGACGGCAAGCTCTTCCTATTCGAGGCCAGGGACGTCGAAAAGAAGTTCTTCCTCCATGTGAAGGACAGGGACGTAAAGGTGGTGCCGCAT
This genomic interval from Deltaproteobacteria bacterium contains the following:
- a CDS encoding CGGC domain-containing protein; translated protein: MEGKKTKVVAIIQCDFAKERCSGFACLDSFTKRKDAFKDYPGEDAIVAVPFNCGGCPGRRIPRTVAHLVKSAMKKAGVEKDEIIFHLSSCMVTDNGHYPPCPHLGYIEKILDRKGVTYRKGSYGSKTATSRRASGKYEPFEF
- the ubiE gene encoding bifunctional demethylmenaquinone methyltransferase/2-methoxy-6-polyprenyl-1,4-benzoquinol methylase UbiE: MTEKMTYFGNQLIPEAEKEKKVREVFDSVAQKYDFMNDLMSFGIHRLWKRFVASETGLRPGQSALDVAGGTADIAILMADRVGKEGNVVVFDINGEMLKVGRDKCIDRGYLSNIRFTQGNAEEIPFEDNSFHCATVGFGIRNVTHLDRALGEMTRVVKPGGKVICLEFSRPESALLRKAYDLYSFSFIPAVGEMITGNRSAYEYLPESIRKFPPQEELKRMMQDAGLWKVQYHNLLNGIAAVHVGVKI
- a CDS encoding SCP2 sterol-binding domain-containing protein; translation: MEKEEAKKKLREGLYKGLRLPLKAMPLWMEAIGMGVFISAILDKNPAFRARLGEIDGKLFLFEARDVEKKFFLHVKDRDVKVVPHSTRVPDVTMSGSASVLMEVLLGKEDPDTVFFSRKLEITGDTAAAIHFKNLLASLG